The following proteins are co-located in the Heliorestis convoluta genome:
- a CDS encoding chemotaxis protein CheC — protein MLNPLQQDALKEYMNIVIGQAGHVLSEMVRQKVYLEVPEVQLLQARDSSIIQELITSILQGHVVSSSLRFGVECSGQAQLLFPVDKGKMLVNLMLGDEDFIEHNGNDSLFSDTDTDAMKEIGNVLLNVIIGSLGNLLNTRIDYSLPEIEFLFVEGLRPEPFFYPGYYTLVLRNTFVVGEEKIEGAIVVMLQLDSATKLIEKIDEMLVDIYE, from the coding sequence ATGCTCAACCCTTTACAACAAGATGCCCTCAAGGAATATATGAACATTGTCATTGGACAAGCAGGTCATGTACTTTCTGAAATGGTGCGCCAGAAGGTTTATCTAGAAGTTCCAGAAGTACAACTGCTACAAGCACGTGATAGTTCCATCATACAAGAACTAATTACATCCATCTTGCAAGGTCATGTTGTATCTTCTTCTTTGCGCTTTGGTGTAGAATGTAGTGGTCAAGCACAGTTGCTTTTTCCTGTGGATAAGGGAAAAATGCTGGTCAATCTTATGCTAGGCGATGAAGACTTTATCGAGCACAACGGCAATGACTCTCTTTTTTCTGACACCGATACCGATGCCATGAAAGAGATTGGCAATGTGCTACTCAATGTTATTATTGGCAGTCTCGGTAACTTGCTCAACACAAGAATAGACTATTCTTTGCCAGAGATTGAATTTCTCTTTGTGGAAGGATTACGACCGGAGCCCTTTTTTTATCCTGGCTACTACACGCTCGTGCTTCGCAACACCTTCGTTGTTGGGGAAGAAAAGATTGAAGGTGCCATAGTAGTCATGTTACAGTTAGACTCTGCGACAAAGCTCATTGAAAAGATCGATGAAATGCTGGTGGACATCTATGAATAA